One stretch of Bactrocera tryoni isolate S06 unplaced genomic scaffold, CSIRO_BtryS06_freeze2 scaffold_7, whole genome shotgun sequence DNA includes these proteins:
- the LOC120781780 gene encoding uncharacterized protein LOC120781780, whose translation MPYKIKQCVRNESSEVVSLLLSAKKNNEDEDIATSSSQNDFSEANNIKQQRYNIELVIPQQPFQTMEDILNFEKQLQEDPNLFASFEMELKTVGKKPNFTKNCWRKLLVDKLAEKLCWKGTEQNKSVRSLSTSKSIRNAAISIGIEEDEFIRNTKSFFQFAKNRQESKEKYK comes from the exons atgccatataaaataaaacagtgtGTTCGTAATGAGTCTAGTGAAGTTGTTAGTTTGTTATTAAGTGCAAAAAAGAATAATGAGGATGAGGATATTGCAACCAGCTCCAGTCAAAATGATTTTAGTGAAGCAAATAACATAAAACAACAAAGATATAACATAGAATTGGTCATCCCACAACAGCCATTTCAAACAATGGaggatattttaaattttgaaaaacagctaCAGGAAGATCCAAATTTGTTTGCTTCATTC gAAATGGAACTCAAAACTGTTGGAAAAAAGCCCAACTTTACCAAAAATTGTTGGAGAAAATTATTGGTCGATAAACTGGCGGAAAAACTGTGCTGGAAAGGGAcggagcaaaataaaagtgtacGCAGCCTAAGTACATCGAAATCAATTAGAA atGCTGCAATTTCTATTGGAATCGAAGAGGATGAATTCATCCGGAACACAAAGTCTTTCTTCCAATTTGCCAAAAACCGCcaagaaagcaaagaaaaatataaataa